From the Streptomyces nigrescens genome, one window contains:
- a CDS encoding aldehyde dehydrogenase family protein encodes MPTRQSRRAHGTLGERFAVLDPSTGEAFDEAPDQQPDVLDAVVGRACEAWRSWRADPVARATALRAAADAVEGAGADLAPLLTREQGKPLAESYAEIARAAARLRYFAGLDTRPQPITDGRPVHSEIRWRSLGPVAAIVPWNFPLQLASAKFAPALAAGNTMVLKPSPFTPLATRLLGSVLSSALPEDVLTIVTGREPLGARLATHPGIRHVTFTGSIPTGQAVAEGAAASLARVTLELGGNDAAILLEDVEVERIADRLFWSAFRNGGQVCMAVKRVYAPARLYSQVVEALAQRAKTAVVGAGLDPGSQLGPVNNAPQLARVERYTAQALADGARAVAGGHRLDRPGYFFAPTILADVPSDSPVVTQEQFGPVLPVLPYRSLDEAVEAANDTGFGLGGSVWGTDLDRAEAVAGRLECGTAWINHHAELSLAQPFAGIKQSGVGVAGGLWGLYGNLRPFVVHRPQEA; translated from the coding sequence ATGCCGACGCGTCAGTCCCGTCGCGCGCACGGGACCCTTGGCGAACGCTTCGCCGTCCTCGATCCGTCCACGGGTGAGGCCTTCGACGAGGCTCCCGACCAGCAGCCGGACGTGTTGGACGCCGTCGTCGGCCGGGCCTGTGAGGCCTGGCGCAGCTGGCGGGCCGACCCCGTCGCCCGCGCCACCGCGTTGCGCGCGGCGGCCGACGCCGTAGAGGGGGCCGGGGCCGACCTCGCTCCGCTGCTCACCCGTGAACAGGGCAAACCCCTGGCTGAGTCGTATGCGGAGATTGCCCGCGCGGCGGCCCGCCTGCGCTACTTCGCCGGCCTGGACACCCGCCCTCAGCCGATCACAGACGGTCGGCCGGTGCACAGCGAGATCCGCTGGCGTTCGCTCGGGCCCGTCGCCGCGATCGTTCCGTGGAACTTTCCCCTCCAGCTCGCGTCGGCGAAGTTCGCGCCCGCACTCGCCGCGGGCAACACGATGGTGCTCAAGCCCTCTCCGTTCACGCCCCTCGCCACACGGCTGCTGGGGTCCGTCCTCTCCAGCGCCCTCCCTGAGGACGTACTGACGATCGTCACCGGTCGTGAGCCCCTCGGCGCCCGCCTCGCGACTCATCCAGGGATCCGCCACGTGACCTTCACCGGTTCGATTCCCACCGGGCAGGCTGTCGCGGAGGGCGCGGCCGCGTCGCTAGCCCGGGTCACCCTGGAGCTGGGCGGTAACGATGCCGCCATCCTGCTGGAGGACGTGGAGGTGGAGAGGATCGCGGACCGGCTGTTCTGGTCGGCGTTCCGCAACGGCGGGCAGGTCTGCATGGCGGTCAAGCGCGTCTACGCCCCGGCCCGGCTCTACTCCCAGGTGGTCGAAGCCCTCGCGCAGCGCGCGAAGACCGCCGTCGTCGGAGCCGGGCTCGACCCGGGCTCACAGCTGGGGCCGGTCAACAACGCCCCCCAACTGGCCCGGGTCGAGCGCTACACGGCCCAGGCCCTGGCAGACGGCGCCCGAGCCGTGGCTGGTGGCCACCGCCTGGACCGGCCGGGCTACTTCTTCGCCCCGACGATCCTGGCCGATGTCCCGTCCGACAGCCCGGTGGTGACGCAGGAGCAGTTCGGCCCTGTCCTGCCGGTGCTGCCGTACAGGAGCCTCGACGAAGCCGTCGAGGCGGCCAACGACACCGGCTTCGGGCTGGGCGGCTCGGTCTGGGGGACCGACCTCGACCGGGCCGAGGCGGTGGCCGGCCGGCTGGAGTGCGGGACGGCATGGATCAACCACCACGCCGAACTGTCCCTCGCCCAGCCCTTCGCGGGCATCAAGCAGAGCGGTGTCGGCGTCGCGGGCGGGCTGTGGGGGCTCTACGGGAACCTCAGGCCGTTCGTCGTGCACCGTCCGCAGGAGGCGTGA
- a CDS encoding NAD(P)-dependent alcohol dehydrogenase: protein MRFGAAVLRSYESRFAVEEVILNAGPADGEILVKIAGCGMCRTDLAVRRSAGRSPLPAVLGHEGSGIVVETGGPGTGLSVGDHVVLSFDSCGHCRNCMGAAPAYCDSFASLNLFGGRKENVTRFTDVAGGALAPRWFGQSSFAEYAMVPARNVVRVDPSLPIELLGPLGCGFLTGAGAVFNSFGVGPGDTLAVFGAGAVGLAAVMAATAGGAVTVAVDRHPERLALAERFHAIPLNAASTGLPDRIQQLTDGGAQYALDTTGSAQLINDALRALRPTGHLGLVARLHTALTLEPGTLDRGRRISHLCEGDAVPGLLIPRLTGLWQAGRFPFDQLIRTYPLADINEAERDCAAGRVVKPVLLPEGRAP, encoded by the coding sequence ATGAGGTTCGGTGCAGCGGTACTGCGCTCGTACGAGAGCCGATTCGCCGTCGAGGAAGTGATCTTGAACGCGGGGCCGGCCGACGGCGAGATCCTGGTCAAGATCGCGGGCTGCGGGATGTGCCGGACCGATCTCGCGGTCCGGCGTTCGGCGGGCCGCTCACCGCTGCCGGCGGTGCTCGGCCACGAAGGGTCCGGGATCGTGGTCGAGACGGGCGGCCCGGGCACCGGCCTGAGCGTCGGCGACCATGTCGTGCTGAGCTTCGACTCCTGCGGACACTGCCGGAACTGTATGGGCGCGGCCCCCGCCTACTGTGACTCCTTCGCCTCGCTCAACCTCTTCGGAGGGCGCAAGGAGAACGTGACGCGGTTCACCGACGTGGCCGGGGGCGCACTGGCCCCCCGATGGTTCGGCCAGTCCTCGTTCGCCGAGTACGCGATGGTCCCGGCCCGCAACGTCGTCCGGGTCGACCCCTCGCTGCCCATCGAACTGCTCGGACCACTTGGCTGCGGCTTCCTCACCGGCGCCGGAGCGGTCTTCAACTCCTTCGGCGTCGGCCCCGGCGACACCCTCGCGGTCTTCGGCGCGGGTGCGGTGGGTCTGGCCGCGGTGATGGCGGCCACCGCCGGCGGAGCGGTGACCGTGGCCGTCGACCGGCACCCCGAACGGCTGGCCCTCGCGGAGCGCTTCCACGCGATCCCACTGAACGCCGCATCCACCGGCCTGCCCGACCGCATTCAGCAACTGACCGACGGCGGAGCACAGTACGCGCTGGACACCACCGGCTCTGCCCAGCTCATCAACGACGCGCTCCGGGCCCTGCGCCCGACCGGCCACCTCGGCCTGGTGGCCCGGCTCCACACCGCGCTGACGCTCGAGCCGGGGACACTGGACCGCGGCCGGAGGATCTCCCACCTCTGCGAGGGGGACGCGGTGCCGGGACTGCTGATCCCGCGGCTGACCGGGCTGTGGCAGGCCGGGCGGTTCCCCTTCGACCAGCTGATCCGTACGTACCCGCTCGCCGACATCAACGAGGCCGAACGCGACTGCGCCGCGGGCCGCGTGGTCAAACCCGTCCTGCTTCCGGAGGGGAGGGCTCCGTGA
- a CDS encoding class I SAM-dependent methyltransferase, giving the protein MVGTAHRNTGVEDVEGGVGLTALLVAAARAIETHRHDSLARDVYAEHFVLATPACAGWPVRVQQVPDGDANPLWGRFARYFGLRTRVLDDFLLRSMHAGARQVVLLGAGLDSRAFRLDWPPGCVIFEIDREGVLAFKHKVLGGLSATPKAARVPIPIDLRADWVGALTDAGFDTAAPSVWLAEGLLFYLPNAAETYLIDAVDRLSTEGSALAFEVKLEKDLLAYRDSPLYTSTKHQIGIDLLTLFDREPRPDSAGNLAAKGWSTSVHTPFDFTRRHGRGPLPEQNDALAGNRWVFANKPCAAGT; this is encoded by the coding sequence ATGGTCGGCACAGCGCATCGGAACACCGGCGTGGAAGACGTGGAAGGGGGTGTCGGCCTGACCGCTCTCCTGGTCGCCGCGGCACGGGCGATCGAGACCCACCGCCATGACAGCCTGGCCCGGGACGTCTACGCAGAGCACTTCGTACTCGCCACACCGGCCTGCGCGGGCTGGCCGGTCCGCGTGCAACAGGTACCGGATGGGGACGCGAATCCGCTGTGGGGACGATTCGCGCGTTACTTCGGCCTGCGGACCAGGGTCCTCGACGACTTTCTCCTCCGGTCGATGCACGCGGGCGCCCGTCAAGTCGTCCTACTCGGGGCGGGGTTGGATTCGCGGGCGTTCCGACTCGATTGGCCTCCCGGCTGCGTGATCTTCGAGATCGACAGGGAAGGCGTGCTGGCGTTCAAGCACAAGGTGCTCGGCGGACTGTCGGCCACCCCGAAGGCAGCGCGCGTACCGATCCCGATCGATCTGCGCGCCGACTGGGTCGGAGCACTGACCGACGCCGGCTTCGACACGGCCGCACCGAGCGTCTGGCTGGCCGAGGGGTTGCTGTTCTACCTGCCCAACGCCGCCGAGACGTACCTCATCGACGCGGTGGACCGGTTGAGTACGGAGGGAAGCGCCCTGGCGTTCGAGGTCAAGCTCGAGAAGGACTTGCTGGCATACCGCGACAGCCCGCTCTACACCTCGACGAAACACCAGATCGGCATTGACCTGCTCACCCTGTTCGACAGAGAGCCGCGGCCCGACTCCGCAGGAAATCTGGCGGCCAAGGGCTGGTCCACATCGGTCCACACCCCCTTCGACTTCACCCGCCGGCATGGACGCGGCCCGCTGCCCGAGCAGAACGACGCACTGGCGGGAAACCGGTGGGTGTTCGCCAACAAGCCCTGCGCTGCGGGCACGTGA
- a CDS encoding beta/gamma crystallin domain-containing protein: MISKTKKAARSVAVAFAAAAAFTVTVPTGNAFAIDEVPCRGGENFLKIWSHSDGKQSVDCYANRGKISFGGWWVDKISTGNNDLIYYDANGDSVKVDRWHEISYPNRPPKVNEIEIL, encoded by the coding sequence GTGATCTCAAAAACGAAGAAGGCTGCGCGTTCCGTGGCCGTGGCGTTCGCCGCGGCCGCCGCGTTCACTGTGACTGTGCCGACCGGCAACGCTTTCGCCATCGACGAGGTCCCCTGTCGCGGTGGGGAAAACTTCCTGAAGATCTGGTCCCACAGCGACGGGAAGCAGAGCGTGGACTGCTACGCGAACCGTGGGAAGATCTCCTTCGGCGGGTGGTGGGTCGACAAGATCTCCACGGGGAACAACGACTTAATCTACTACGACGCCAATGGCGATTCGGTGAAGGTCGATCGGTGGCACGAGATCTCCTACCCGAACCGTCCGCCGAAGGTCAACGAAATCGAAATCCTGTGA
- the bla gene encoding class A beta-lactamase, with amino-acid sequence MPHTRARRAVVGALATLALVPLAACGQGGAPDSSSPSDVPSSSAAKTRTGADAKPFASEFKKLERKYDARLGVYAVDTGTGREVAYKDGERFSYNSTFKALAAGAVLRKHSPSAMDRVIKYSKDDLVATSPVSEKHVATGMSLSELCDAAVRYSDNTAANLLLEDLGGPKRLEGVLKGIGDDVTRMERIEPKLSQWTPGDTRDTTTPRTLAKDLRAFVLGDVLDKGDRKQLTKWLRTNTTGDEVIRAGMPKGWVVGDKTGAGTYYGARDDIAVVWPPGRAPIAVAIMSNRFKKDADFDNKLIAEAASVVADTLS; translated from the coding sequence ATGCCGCACACCCGTGCCCGGCGCGCCGTTGTCGGTGCGCTTGCCACACTCGCCCTCGTTCCGCTGGCAGCCTGCGGCCAAGGCGGTGCCCCGGACTCGTCGTCTCCGTCCGACGTGCCGTCCTCGTCCGCCGCGAAGACGAGGACGGGTGCGGACGCGAAGCCGTTCGCCAGCGAATTCAAGAAGCTTGAGCGCAAGTACGACGCGCGCCTGGGTGTCTACGCCGTCGACACCGGCACCGGGCGCGAGGTGGCCTACAAAGACGGCGAGCGGTTCTCGTACAACTCCACGTTCAAGGCACTGGCCGCCGGTGCCGTACTGCGGAAGCACTCCCCGAGCGCGATGGACCGGGTGATCAAGTACTCCAAGGACGATCTGGTCGCCACCTCTCCCGTGAGCGAAAAGCACGTCGCGACCGGGATGAGCCTGAGCGAGCTGTGTGACGCCGCCGTCCGCTACAGCGACAACACCGCGGCCAACCTGCTCCTTGAGGACCTCGGCGGACCCAAGCGCCTCGAGGGCGTACTCAAGGGGATCGGTGACGACGTCACCCGGATGGAGCGCATCGAGCCGAAGTTGAGCCAGTGGACCCCGGGCGACACGCGGGACACGACCACGCCGCGGACGCTGGCCAAGGATCTGCGCGCGTTCGTCCTCGGGGACGTCCTCGACAAGGGCGATCGCAAGCAGCTCACGAAGTGGCTGCGGACCAACACCACCGGAGACGAGGTCATCAGGGCCGGGATGCCCAAGGGCTGGGTGGTCGGCGACAAGACCGGAGCCGGCACCTACTACGGCGCCCGCGACGACATCGCCGTGGTGTGGCCCCCCGGCCGCGCCCCCATCGCCGTGGCGATCATGTCGAACCGCTTCAAGAAGGACGCCGATTTCGACAACAAACTGATCGCGGAAGCGGCATCCGTGGTGGCGGACACGCTGTCGTAG
- a CDS encoding alpha/beta hydrolase, translated as MRSRRIAPVLAASAVAAALVPTLTPATASAAENPLPQHLEQRPAWHRCSSATPASFQCATIKVPLDYSRPGGKKIDLAISRIKASSSAERRGVLLVNPGGPGGQGLDMPQVLSAELPKSVTRKYDLIGFDPRGVGQSSPLSCGLTAEEENWQRPYKAATFAKDVKWARTVAEKCNAKQGDKLRHITTRNTARDMDVIRAVLGEKKISYLGYSYGTYLGAVYTQLFPKRSDRIVLDSAIDPARIWRGMIQVWAEGSEPAFTRWSEWTAQRNATYKLGNTPDKVRKTFWGLVARADRKPIEFKGAMVSGDDIRAGRAMFFSVRDAAEEIVELKKAADGRAPDSNPDTGTPERPAPPSFGRAVPSDNASAAFWAVACADTRAWPRDPEQYRRDAIRDKAKYPLYGDFASHIKPCAFWKKNGSEPATTIDNKVGVLTLQNEWDSQTPLSSGLGMHRVMKGSRMVTVAGGAGHGIYGSKSCADKTATAYLTTGKLPAKDVTCQAPAAARERSSATKLPLPTPPGIPGMPGRF; from the coding sequence GTGCGAAGCAGACGAATAGCCCCTGTCCTGGCGGCGAGCGCCGTCGCGGCGGCACTGGTTCCGACACTGACGCCGGCGACCGCCTCCGCCGCTGAGAACCCCTTACCGCAGCACCTCGAGCAGAGACCGGCGTGGCACCGCTGCAGCAGCGCAACCCCTGCCTCCTTTCAGTGCGCCACCATCAAGGTCCCGTTGGACTACAGCCGTCCCGGCGGCAAGAAGATCGACCTCGCGATATCGCGGATCAAGGCGAGCAGTTCTGCCGAACGCCGCGGTGTTCTGCTGGTCAATCCCGGGGGACCGGGCGGCCAGGGCCTCGATATGCCACAGGTCCTGTCGGCCGAGCTCCCCAAGTCCGTGACGAGAAAGTACGACCTCATCGGCTTCGATCCGCGGGGTGTCGGCCAGAGCTCCCCCCTCAGCTGCGGCCTGACCGCCGAGGAGGAGAACTGGCAGCGTCCCTACAAGGCCGCAACGTTCGCCAAGGACGTCAAGTGGGCCCGGACCGTCGCCGAGAAGTGCAACGCCAAGCAGGGCGACAAGCTGCGCCACATCACCACCCGCAACACCGCCCGTGACATGGACGTGATCCGGGCCGTGCTGGGCGAGAAGAAGATTTCCTACCTCGGGTACTCGTACGGCACCTATCTCGGAGCCGTCTACACGCAGTTGTTCCCGAAGCGCAGCGACCGGATCGTCCTGGACAGTGCCATCGACCCCGCACGGATCTGGCGAGGGATGATACAAGTCTGGGCGGAAGGCAGTGAGCCCGCGTTCACGAGGTGGAGCGAGTGGACCGCCCAGCGGAACGCGACCTACAAGCTGGGCAACACCCCGGACAAGGTCCGTAAGACCTTCTGGGGTCTGGTTGCCCGGGCCGACCGGAAGCCGATCGAGTTCAAGGGCGCCATGGTCAGCGGTGACGACATCCGCGCGGGGCGCGCCATGTTCTTCAGTGTGCGCGATGCCGCCGAGGAAATCGTCGAGCTGAAGAAGGCCGCCGACGGCAGGGCCCCGGACTCCAACCCTGACACCGGGACGCCCGAGCGACCTGCACCGCCGTCATTCGGCCGTGCCGTGCCCTCGGACAACGCCAGCGCCGCCTTCTGGGCAGTCGCCTGTGCCGACACCCGTGCCTGGCCGCGCGACCCCGAGCAGTACCGCCGCGACGCCATCCGGGACAAGGCCAAGTACCCCTTGTACGGCGACTTCGCGTCCCACATCAAGCCGTGCGCGTTCTGGAAGAAGAACGGCAGCGAACCCGCCACCACGATCGACAACAAGGTCGGGGTACTCACCCTGCAGAACGAGTGGGACTCCCAGACACCTCTGTCCAGTGGCCTCGGCATGCACCGGGTCATGAAGGGCTCGAGGATGGTCACGGTCGCCGGGGGCGCCGGACACGGCATCTACGGTTCCAAGTCGTGCGCCGACAAGACGGCCACCGCGTACCTGACCACGGGCAAGCTCCCCGCGAAGGACGTGACCTGCCAGGCACCCGCGGCCGCACGTGAGCGCAGCAGCGCAACCAAACTGCCGCTTCCCACGCCTCCGGGCATCCCGGGGATGCCCGGCCGCTTCTGA
- a CDS encoding alkaline phosphatase D family protein — MAIQRRQLLRSGLFLGAGAALPTALASAGPALAAPALVRSGRPALTHGVQTGDVTAHGGVVWTRADRPARMAVEVSTRPDFARSVTIPGPVLTAETDFTGKVKLSGLPAGSDVHYRVRLADPGDASLVGEPATGRLRTAPTVRDDVSFVWSADLAGQGWGINPDVGGYRIFRAMAERDPDFFLCSGDFWYADGVIPETRTLPDGSVWRNLVTPEKSKVAETLAEFRGQHKYNLMDENLRAFAAAVPQINQWDDHEVLNNWYPGEVLTDTRYTERRVDVLAARARQALFEYLPIETGPSGDGRVHRVMRYGPLLDVFVLDMRSYRDANSANTGPATDSGILGAKQVAWLERELAASRATWKVIAADMPLGLVVPDGTAQEAVAQGDGGAPLGREGEIARVLSFIHRRHIANTVWLTADVHYTAAHYYDPDKAAFQDFTPFWEFVSGPLNAIVANEPNKLDGTFGPQVRFQALAPDAEHNNPAFGHQYFGEVDIDGSSKVMTVRLRDIDGKALYSVAIDPQR, encoded by the coding sequence ATGGCAATCCAGCGACGCCAACTCCTCCGATCCGGCCTTTTTCTGGGCGCCGGAGCCGCTCTGCCCACCGCTCTCGCGAGCGCCGGACCCGCTCTCGCCGCGCCGGCCCTCGTACGGAGCGGGCGCCCCGCCCTCACCCACGGCGTACAGACCGGCGACGTCACCGCGCACGGCGGCGTCGTCTGGACCCGGGCCGACCGGCCCGCCCGGATGGCGGTCGAGGTGAGCACCCGCCCCGACTTCGCACGGTCGGTGACCATACCCGGCCCCGTCCTCACGGCCGAGACCGACTTCACGGGCAAGGTCAAACTGTCCGGGCTGCCCGCCGGCAGCGACGTCCACTACCGGGTGCGGCTCGCCGACCCCGGCGACGCCTCGCTCGTGGGCGAGCCCGCGACCGGCCGGCTGCGCACGGCGCCCACTGTCCGCGACGACGTGAGCTTCGTCTGGTCCGCCGACCTGGCGGGCCAGGGCTGGGGCATCAACCCGGACGTCGGCGGCTACCGCATCTTCCGGGCCATGGCGGAGCGCGACCCGGACTTCTTCCTGTGCAGCGGCGACTTCTGGTATGCCGACGGCGTGATCCCCGAGACCCGGACCCTCCCGGACGGCAGCGTCTGGCGCAACCTGGTGACCCCGGAGAAGTCCAAGGTCGCTGAGACCCTGGCCGAGTTCCGCGGTCAGCACAAGTACAACCTCATGGACGAGAACCTCCGCGCCTTCGCCGCGGCCGTCCCGCAGATCAACCAGTGGGACGACCACGAGGTCCTCAACAACTGGTATCCGGGCGAAGTGCTCACCGACACCCGCTACACCGAGCGGCGCGTGGACGTCCTCGCCGCCCGCGCCCGGCAGGCGCTCTTCGAGTACCTGCCGATCGAGACGGGTCCCAGCGGCGACGGCCGCGTCCACCGGGTCATGCGTTACGGGCCGCTCCTCGACGTCTTCGTACTCGACATGCGCAGCTACCGGGACGCCAACAGCGCGAACACCGGCCCCGCCACGGACAGCGGGATCCTGGGCGCGAAGCAGGTCGCATGGCTCGAACGCGAGCTGGCGGCCTCGCGGGCGACCTGGAAGGTGATCGCCGCGGACATGCCGCTGGGCCTCGTGGTGCCGGACGGCACCGCCCAGGAGGCAGTAGCGCAGGGCGACGGCGGCGCTCCGCTGGGCCGCGAAGGGGAGATCGCCCGGGTCCTGTCCTTCATCCACCGGCGGCACATCGCCAACACGGTCTGGCTCACGGCGGACGTGCACTACACCGCCGCCCACTACTACGACCCGGACAAGGCGGCCTTCCAGGACTTCACGCCGTTCTGGGAGTTCGTCTCCGGCCCGCTCAACGCCATCGTCGCCAACGAGCCCAACAAGCTCGACGGCACCTTCGGCCCCCAGGTGCGCTTCCAGGCCCTCGCCCCGGACGCGGAGCACAACAATCCGGCGTTCGGCCACCAGTACTTCGGCGAGGTCGACATCGACGGCTCGTCCAAGGTCATGACCGTACGGCTGCGCGACATCGACGGGAAGGCGCTCTACTCCGTGGCAATCGACCCGCAGCGCTGA
- a CDS encoding SRPBCC family protein, protein MSGIRSTGVRAALFTAPLLLGLLGTAAAPAGAVGSHTSHPDKSLTCRGKGVDPDALVRHRTEIVINAPLRTVWKLQTDVERWPSWQTPVETVERLDHGPFRKGSAFRWTTPIPPNPSTPATSLDITSTVQQIKRNSCIRWTGPAIGEGLRIEGVHVWNFSKVKGGVRVSTEETHTGAQVEADVPTATKLLREGLEAWLRDLKSAAEARAHNRPH, encoded by the coding sequence ATGTCCGGCATCCGCAGCACCGGCGTCCGCGCCGCCCTGTTCACCGCCCCGCTCTTACTCGGTCTCCTCGGTACCGCTGCCGCACCCGCCGGGGCCGTCGGCTCCCACACCTCCCACCCGGACAAGTCCCTCACCTGCCGCGGGAAGGGCGTAGACCCCGACGCTCTCGTCCGCCACCGGACCGAGATCGTGATCAACGCCCCGCTGCGCACCGTCTGGAAGCTGCAGACCGACGTGGAGCGCTGGCCGTCCTGGCAGACCCCCGTCGAAACCGTGGAACGCCTCGACCATGGCCCTTTCCGCAAGGGTTCGGCATTCCGCTGGACGACCCCGATACCCCCCAACCCGTCGACTCCCGCCACCAGCCTGGACATCACCTCGACCGTCCAGCAGATCAAGCGCAACTCGTGCATCCGCTGGACCGGCCCCGCGATCGGCGAAGGACTGCGCATCGAAGGCGTCCATGTGTGGAACTTCAGCAAGGTCAAGGGCGGCGTACGTGTGAGCACCGAAGAGACCCACACCGGCGCACAGGTCGAAGCGGATGTTCCCACCGCGACCAAGCTCCTCCGCGAGGGCCTCGAAGCATGGCTGCGTGACCTGAAGTCCGCCGCCGAAGCCCGCGCCCACAACCGGCCGCACTGA
- a CDS encoding NADP-dependent oxidoreductase produces the protein MRKISFAEFGGPEVLQLVEAEEPHASPGRIRIAVRAAGVNPVDWRIREGQVLGAHPVELPAGVGLDAAGVVDEVGEGVEGVEVGDRVFGEGADTYAEFAVLSAWARMPEGLAFEEAAGYPSVVETALRIIREVGVRPGQTLLVSGASGGVGSAVLQIARERGITVIGTAGAANQDYLRGLGALATTYDEGWVERVRHLGRVDAALDLAGSGVIRELVELTGDPRKVVSIADLGAPQLGVRFSGVAGSVPDALAEAVDLISRGRLHIPVEKSYSLTEAAAAHTDSRAGHTRGRRVLVV, from the coding sequence ATGAGGAAAATTAGTTTCGCCGAGTTCGGCGGTCCCGAGGTCCTGCAACTGGTGGAAGCCGAGGAGCCCCACGCGAGCCCCGGTCGGATACGCATCGCCGTACGGGCGGCGGGTGTCAACCCCGTCGACTGGAGGATCCGGGAGGGCCAGGTCCTGGGAGCCCATCCGGTCGAGCTGCCCGCCGGGGTCGGACTGGACGCCGCCGGGGTGGTGGATGAGGTCGGCGAGGGCGTCGAGGGGGTCGAGGTCGGCGACCGCGTGTTCGGCGAAGGCGCCGACACGTACGCCGAATTCGCCGTGCTGTCAGCCTGGGCCCGGATGCCCGAGGGACTGGCCTTCGAGGAGGCGGCCGGGTACCCGTCGGTGGTGGAGACCGCGCTGCGCATCATCCGCGAGGTCGGCGTGCGGCCCGGGCAGACGCTGCTGGTCAGCGGCGCGTCCGGCGGCGTCGGGTCGGCGGTGCTGCAGATCGCCCGCGAGCGCGGCATCACGGTGATCGGCACGGCCGGGGCTGCGAACCAGGACTACCTGCGCGGCCTGGGCGCCCTCGCCACGACCTACGACGAGGGCTGGGTCGAACGGGTGCGGCACCTGGGCCGGGTCGACGCGGCCCTCGACCTGGCCGGCTCGGGCGTGATCCGCGAACTCGTCGAGCTGACCGGGGACCCGCGCAAGGTCGTCTCCATCGCCGACCTCGGTGCGCCGCAGCTGGGCGTCCGGTTCTCCGGCGTGGCCGGGAGCGTGCCGGACGCGCTCGCCGAGGCCGTCGACCTCATCTCGCGGGGCAGGCTCCACATCCCGGTCGAGAAGTCGTACTCGCTCACCGAGGCAGCGGCGGCGCACACCGACAGCCGCGCCGGCCACACCCGGGGGCGCCGGGTCCTGGTCGTCTGA
- a CDS encoding TetR/AcrR family transcriptional regulator produces the protein MIEPSGRRERKKAATRQKIADAALRLFLERGYDAVGIRDVAAEADVAVTTVFAHFASKEALVFERDQDFEQRLTRAVTDRPPHEPLIPALHREVQALVRHCTAEGSAPVRRMIEESPALREYEESMSLRHAQALAAALAADPHLSRSATACRATARFAIDAYALACRADDPGATVDEVFRMITAAWEATAP, from the coding sequence ATGATCGAGCCGTCCGGACGCCGCGAACGCAAGAAGGCCGCGACCCGTCAGAAGATCGCTGACGCCGCGCTGCGGCTCTTCCTGGAGCGCGGGTACGACGCCGTGGGCATCCGTGACGTGGCGGCCGAGGCCGACGTGGCCGTCACCACCGTCTTCGCCCACTTCGCCTCAAAGGAGGCCCTGGTGTTCGAGCGCGACCAGGACTTCGAGCAGCGCCTCACGAGGGCGGTAACCGACCGGCCTCCGCACGAGCCGCTCATCCCGGCGCTGCACCGCGAGGTCCAGGCCCTGGTGCGGCACTGCACGGCGGAGGGCAGCGCCCCCGTCCGACGCATGATCGAGGAGTCACCCGCCCTGCGGGAATACGAGGAGTCGATGAGCCTGCGTCACGCGCAGGCGCTGGCAGCGGCGCTGGCCGCCGATCCCCACCTGTCCCGGAGTGCGACGGCCTGCCGGGCGACCGCGCGGTTCGCCATCGACGCCTACGCGCTGGCCTGCCGGGCGGACGATCCCGGAGCCACGGTGGACGAGGTCTTCCGGATGATCACGGCGGCCTGGGAAGCCACCGCGCCCTGA
- the def gene encoding peptide deformylase produces the protein MAVGFGDTVRDRRVRVQGKPVESYPRLAPEVERGAVRRITVVGEEILRRRCRKVTEFGTAELARLIDDMFATNQVAEGAGLAANQVDVDLQLFVWDITDEWGVRHVGHIANPVLEEVSADDRHLVEEPEGCLSVPGPYRVVPRLDRAVVRGVDKDGNPLVIEGRGYFARCLQHETDHLHGHLYLDRLAQRERKAALREMQDSQDKVFARRASAAKRLGK, from the coding sequence ATGGCTGTTGGGTTCGGTGACACGGTGCGGGATCGCCGGGTGCGTGTGCAGGGCAAGCCTGTCGAGTCCTATCCACGGCTCGCGCCGGAGGTGGAGCGTGGTGCGGTGCGCAGGATCACCGTGGTCGGGGAGGAGATACTGCGCCGCCGTTGCCGCAAGGTGACTGAATTCGGCACGGCGGAGCTGGCGAGGCTGATCGATGACATGTTCGCCACCAACCAGGTAGCGGAGGGGGCTGGGCTCGCCGCCAACCAGGTGGATGTGGATCTGCAGTTGTTCGTGTGGGACATCACGGATGAGTGGGGTGTGCGTCACGTTGGGCATATCGCCAACCCGGTTCTTGAGGAAGTATCCGCCGACGACCGTCACCTGGTGGAGGAACCCGAAGGCTGCCTGTCAGTCCCCGGCCCTTACCGCGTGGTCCCTCGCCTCGACCGTGCTGTCGTCCGGGGCGTCGACAAGGACGGCAATCCTCTGGTGATCGAGGGCAGGGGGTACTTCGCCCGGTGTCTGCAGCACGAAACCGATCACCTGCACGGCCACCTGTATCTGGACCGGCTCGCACAGCGGGAGCGGAAAGCTGCTCTCCGGGAGATGCAGGACTCCCAGGACAAGGTGTTCGCCCGGCGCGCCTCGGCGGCGAAGCGGCTCGGCAAGTGA